TCCATTGCTATGTAAAGTAAAATGGCTTACTCGGAGCGATTTGACAATGAAATCCTTGTTTGGGCGAGCTTGACGGCGGAGATTGGTGCCGATTTCAGAAACGAGTTGCAGCGCGGACTGGTCCATCGACTCAGTGAATCGGCGAAAAACCCTAATGATTCAGTGGAGGAGGTTGAGGGTTTTGGCGGTTATGCAATGCACGGGCATTTGCTCGAAGACGAAAACTGTGATCTCAAggctagagagagagggagagagagagctaacAAGAAGGTGAGACTTGAGAGAGTGGAGTGGGCATAAAGTGGGAGGCTCCCGCCCTTGGTGAGCGTGAAACAAACGCGCCTAACCTGCAAATGATAAGAGAGTTGGGGGTATTTACCGCCCAAATGAAAATTGGTGGGCTTTGGGCTCTATGTCTACCCACCTCGTCCTATTTTAAACGGGCTACGGGGTTCTATATACACCCACCTAGTCTCTCAGCCTACTGCCTACCCTTGGATAAAAGATAAATTTTCACCGAAATCTCTCAGCCTACCCCCAAAATCCCTCGTCTTCCCCCCCGCCCCCCACCGCAAACCCCCATTCATACACCACCTGTTCTTCGATCCCGCCATCGGTCTCTTACTCTCTCTAGTCTTCACTCCACTTGTAGaagccttttcttcttctccaatccACCCATTCGGCTGACACAGGTTCGTTacttcttctatttttcttttcttcttcttcttcttcttctttttcttctatctattcactttctctgttttctaATCTTCAgcttttcttattcttctccccagctctctctcactcttGTCTCTCCACCAGAGCACCAGAGACTCAGCAACCCAGgtaatcttttgtttttgaatttctgGATTGCTTTTTCCTCATAAACTGGAAGACGGGTattgaagaaatcacatttgGGGTTTAAGTTTAATTTATGTTCTCAATTACAATTATCCATATGGGCTTGTATTGAGTATTTGTGATTGAGAAATAGTGTTACTCTaataattacatttttatCTCTAAATTCTGGTTCATATGTTTTTGTGTTGTGCACTTGAGCATGATTGCAGATATTGGTATTTAATTTGTGTTCAAGTAAATTTAGAGTTGTTGTATATGTGCATGTTCTGATCATGTTGCTTGGTGTAAATTTTTGTGTCTTTCACTAACAATCTCACGGATTAGGCAGTTACTTGCTTTAAAAATGGTTGCATAAGAAGAATGGAGCATCAAGTCATCAGTCAGGGGTCTTCAGATGAGGTTTgatgtctttttctttatatgatTGTAAAGAGatcaaatgaaatttcttggttttttgttCAATAGTCAACGACTAACCATTGTTTATGCTTATGCCTATTGTTTCACTAGGAAGACACTTCTACTGGGGGCAGTGGTGCTGGTACAGAACGTGTGTTGGACTACACTAATGAATTCACAACTGATGAGGTTTGTGCAAATTTAAATGTTGGCTTGTGACTTATGACTGTCTAAGTTGGACAAGagataatatttatgttttctgTGTGTAGATATTTAAGAGTAGAGATGCATTGGTTGAGTGGACTCGTGATCGAGGAAATAGCAACGGTTTGGTGATTATTATCAAGAACTCGGATGCAGGAGGAGCTGGTAATAAGAAACCCCGAATAAAATTCTGTTGTGAAAAGGGTGGTGTTTATAAAAGGAAGATTGATGAAAATGTCCATAAGAAAAGGCGTCTTAGGAGCAGTGGTACGAAAAAGTGTGGATGCCCATTTCTATTGAGGGGTGTGAGCTTGGGTGATAATGATGAGTGGAAATTGGAGGTGGTATGTGGAGTTCATAACCACGATGCTGCAAAGTCCAATGCAAGGAGATTATccgaagaagagaaagcaTTGTTGGTAGATATGTCCAAGAGTTTGGCCAAACCCAAGGACATATTGCGcacaattaaacaaaaagatGGACTCAATGAAACAacaatgaaaacaatttataacgTCAGACAAAGGTTGAAGTTGAAAGAGAATGTTGTGAGATCGCAGATGCATGTTTTGCTAAGTAAGTTATCTGACCACAATTATATTGAGTGGCATAGAAGCTCAGATGACAATAATATTGTGAAGGATCTGTTTTGGACCCACCCTGTTAGTGTAGACATCTTACGTGCATTCCCACATGTCCTGATCATGGATTGCACGTGCAAGACATATTCTTTTCCGCTTTTAGAGATTGTAGGGGTGACATGTACTAACATAAACTTCTCAGCTGCATTTGCTTACCTTGATGCTAAGAATGAAGACAATTACATATGGGCTTTGAGTAGATTGAGGACTATGTTGGATGAACATTGTCTTCCTACAGTCATTGTCTGTGACAATGACTTGCCACTGATGACTGCCATCCATAGTATTTTTCCTAGTTCCCGACATTTTTTGTGTAGATTGTATATTAGCAAAAATGTGTTGGCGAAATGTAAAGGCATGTTTGAAGGTAAAGACCAGTTGGAGAAGTTCATAATGAGTTGGAATATGTTGGTTTTATCGGAGACAGAGCATGAGTATCTGAAACGTTTGGCTGAGcttgattattattttggtaGATATCCACATGCACTTGAGTATGTGAAGAACACTTGGTTGAACGAGTATAAAGAGAGATTTGTGTCTGTATGGACAGATACATGTATGCATTTTGGTCACACGACATCAAATAGGTAACTTTCTTGTTCACTTTTGTTTCTTGATGTAAGTCATTATGTACTACTAACTGTGTTGTATGAATAGGGTGGAAGGTGCAAGTGCAAAACTGAAACAACTACTTGGCAACAGCCGAGGTAGTTTTGAAACATCTTGGGAAAAGATTCACTCCTTGTTAGAGTTGCAACACTTAGACATCAAGGTATCACTTGAGAAGTGTTTAACCATCATCCAACACAATTTCATGCATGATGAATTGAAGGAGTTGCGAGGATTTGTATCTACCGTTGCTTTGACTATAATTGTCTGTGAGTCGAAGAAAGTCAATTCAGTGGGGTTAGATTCTTCATCATGTGGTTGCACCATTCGACGCACACATGGGTTGCCATGTGTGCATGAGATTGCAGAATACAGACAGACTAGTCGCCCTATTCCTCTTTACTGTGTTGATCCTCATTGGAGGAAATTGGATTTACTGTACTCCCCGAAAAATAGTGACCACGCAACTGACATAATTACACAAATGTATATGATCTTACATCAGTGGATGGATAGCAATGAGGACACCAGGAGACATATTAGTCTGAAGTTGGAGGAGATTATGAATATGGAGTCAATTCCCCTTACCAAGCCTAAAGAACAACCAAGTAGAATTGGCACTACTACTCGTTGCAATCTTTCTGCCTTTGAGTTGGCCTTGTCATGTCGAGTCAGTCATTCACCAGTTGACACAGTTGCTACCGCATCCCACTCGGAGAAACCAAAGAGGCGTCCTCCCAAGATGAAGGTATGTACTAACATTGTTGAACTTGTATGAGGTATGAGGTATTTTCCAGTACTTAAAACTACTATATGCATGAATATGGCTGTACAGGTACATAGGATGTGTCCACTCACTTCATCTGAATTGAAAGAGCAGTTCCCTACTGCTTTGAGACCATATATTTCATCCATAAGGGATTTTGCAGGTGATGGTAATTGTGGTTATCGAGTCATAGCCGGGTTGATGGGTTTTGGAGATGATTCTTGGAGCAAGGTACGCAGAGATTTGTTGAATGAGTTGTGCTCTCATGAAACGCAATTTGAGAACCTTTTTGGGAGACGTGATCAGGTTGACGAGCTTATGCATACACTCTCATTCTTTGAGGACTGCCCCCCGTATGATAGGTGGTTGACCATGCCAGATATGGGGCACATTATCGCATCATGCTATAATGTGGTCCTGATATATTTATCCATGTCATTATCTGTCACATTTTTACCAACCAGGACTACATCATTGCCCTTGTTAGAGCGCCGTCACATTGCCATCGGTTCAGTCAACAACAACCACTTTGTTCAGGTATCGAGTAGTATAATTACCGTGTACAATTTGTTATGCTTTGTGGGGGTGATTTTCCGTGCCTAATATAATTACCGTATACAATTTGTTATGCTTTGTGGGGGTGATTTTCCGTGCCTAACTGTTGGCATGTCCTGTTCTCCATAGGTGTTTCTGTTTCCAGGGCATCCTATGCCTCCTGTTTCGGATTGTTGGCACCAAGTTTACCTACCAGATGCTGAGGGTTGGCGAACTGCCTACACTGAACGTATTCAACGTTTTAGAGAGATTGTTGGTTCAGATGTGGCTACCAGAGAGACTGCATAACTCAATAACTAATGACTTTAATTGGTTGACACTGTATTTTATACTCATGGTCAGCATACTATACTGTGTATAGTTAGTAAAATACAAGATGGACAAAATATGAATACAAAGTTACACGTATTATTTggccaaattttttataaaaataaaggtgaaaaccctaaaatca
The window above is part of the Prunus dulcis chromosome 1, ALMONDv2, whole genome shotgun sequence genome. Proteins encoded here:
- the LOC117615257 gene encoding uncharacterized protein LOC117615257, translating into MEHQVISQGSSDEEDTSTGGSGAGTERVLDYTNEFTTDEIFKSRDALVEWTRDRGNSNGLVIIIKNSDAGGAGNKKPRIKFCCEKGGVYKRKIDENVHKKRRLRSSGTKKCGCPFLLRGVSLGDNDEWKLEVVCGVHNHDAAKSNARRLSEEEKALLVDMSKSLAKPKDILRTIKQKDGLNETTMKTIYNVRQRLKLKENVVRSQMHVLLSKLSDHNYIEWHRSSDDNNIVKDLFWTHPVSVDILRAFPHVLIMDCTCKTYSFPLLEIVGVTCTNINFSAAFAYLDAKNEDNYIWALSRLRTMLDEHCLPTVIVCDNDLPLMTAIHSIFPSSRHFLCRLYISKNVLAKCKGMFEGKDQLEKFIMSWNMLVLSETEHEYLKRLAELDYYFGRYPHALEYVKNTWLNEYKERFVSVWTDTCMHFGHTTSNRVEGASAKLKQLLGNSRGSFETSWEKIHSLLELQHLDIKVSLEKCLTIIQHNFMHDELKELRGFVSTVALTIIVCESKKVNSVGLDSSSCGCTIRRTHGLPCVHEIAEYRQTSRPIPLYCVDPHWRKLDLLYSPKNSDHATDIITQMYMILHQWMDSNEDTRRHISLKLEEIMNMESIPLTKPKEQPSRIGTTTRCNLSAFELALSCRVSHSPVDTVATASHSEKPKRRPPKMKVHRMCPLTSSELKEQFPTALRPYISSIRDFAGDGNCGYRVIAGLMGFGDDSWSKVRRDLLNELCSHETQFENLFGRRDQVDELMHTLSFFEDCPPYDRWLTMPDMGHIIASCYNVVLIYLSMSLSVTFLPTRTTSLPLLERRHIAIGSVNNNHFVQVFLFPGHPMPPVSDCWHQVYLPDAEGWRTAYTERIQRFREIVGSDVATRETA